The sequence TCCTATTTAGGAATTACTCCCGTATCCTTAAGCAGGATCAGAGCGAAGAGAAAATAAAAAAGGCGCCGGGGAAACCGACGCCTTCTTAAAGCTTTGCAATATTAGAAAATTCTTATTTTGCGGAAGCTGCTTCGCGGATCACATAAGCTGCGATCTCGTTTTTCTGAATTTGAGTGGTTCCTTCAAAGATACAAAGGATTTTCGCGTCTCTCATCAGTTTTTCAACCGGATATTCTTTAGTGTAACCGTATCCGCCGAAAATTTGAACTGCGTCAGTAGCAGCTTTCATTGCAGTCTCGGAGCAATAAGCTTTTGCGATTGCAGAATATTTCGGAAGACGAGGATCTTCAGCGTCAGACATACGAGCAGAAAGATAGCAGATCTGACGTGCAGTTTCTACACCGATAGACATATCAGCAAGCATGTGTTGAACAGCTTGGAAGCTGGAAATTTTAGAACCGAACTGCTCTCTTTGGCGAGCGTATTTAGATGCGTGATCTAAAGCAGCTTGAGCGACACCCACTCCCATAGCAGCAACGTATGGACGAGATGCGTTCAGAGTTTGAAGAGCGTAGATAAACCCGAGGTTTTCTTTTCCGATCATGTTAGCTTCTTCAACTGCACAATCTTCGAAGATGATCTGACGAGTGTCGGATGCACGAATACCTAGTTTATCTTCTTTTTTACCAACGATCAAACCTGGGGTATCACGTTTTACGTAGAAGCAGGAAACTCCGCGAGTTCCACGGCCTTTATCAGTATAAGCAAAAACGGTATAAGCCCCTGCGCTACCGCCACCGGTAATCCATTGTTTGGTTCCGTTGATGACCCATTTGTCGCCTTTTTTAACTGCAGTAGTGCTCATACCAGGAACGTCAGAACCTGCGCCAGGCTCGGAAAGACAGAAAGAAACTCCGTATTCTCCGTCAACGACTGGCTGAAGCCATTTTTTCTTTTGTTCGTGGCTCGCACCTTTCATGATTGGAAGGATACCAAGACCGGTATAACCGAAACAAAGGCTGATACCGAGACATCCTCTGGAAAGTTCTTCGGTTACCAAACACTGCTCTACTGAACCAAGTCCCCATCCACCGTATTCTTCGGGGATAGTGAGTCCGTTGACTCCTAACTCGGTTCTCATTCTATTGATAAGTTCTTCTGGATGCTTATTTGCTTCGTCCCAATGGATAGCAACTTCATGGGTGATCTCTTTCTTAACGAAAGAACGAATCGTGTCCCTAATCTCGATCTGCTGCTCAGTCAGTTCCTGATACATTTTTTCCCTTCTTGCGAGAGTTTCTAGTCCTAATTTTTCGCCATAGTCGATTCGATCAAGAAAAACATGGCTGATTAAACGTTCATTTTAGCCCTAATGGGACAGAATTCCTGGAAATCTCGTTATTTTCCTAGATTTTGGCGATCCGAAAGCATATAAAAAACAGAACGTTCGTTCTGTTAATGATTACCTAGTAGAATTTTCAGGAAATTAATTGAGCAAACCAAAGTGAAGCTGACTGTCTAATAGATTGCTCATTAGGTTCACTATCGGAAGCCCAGGCGATAATTCCGTCGGGACGTATCAGCACAGCGCTCAAACCTAACTGCTCTTTTGCCCTGCCAGAAACATATTTTATTCTATCTCCATATTCATCCGCCAAGGTTTTAAGAGAAGTTTTTGTATCAAAATCGAGAAGTATTCCTTGGCCGTCCTTCATAAGTTCACCGATCCTTCTACCATCTTCAAACTCAAAGTTCGGAACACTATAACCCGCCAAAGGATGAACATCACCCAGATCATAATGAGTGAAAATTCCCCAAACTCTTGCGGCCATATAGGTAGAAGTATCGCGAGTCTCCATAAGATCTCTCATAATAGAATTCAATGCGCGAGCCTGTGGATCCGGCTTCATGATCATCACCTGAGCGCGAGACCAATCCAGAACCTGGGCGCCAATCGGATGCCGCTCCGTATAATAAGTATCCAATAAACCTTCCGGAGCTTTTTTATGAATGGTCGCAGCAAGTTTCCATCCAAGATTCATAGCATCTCCCAATCCAAGATTTAACCCTTGGCCTCCTAAAGGGGAATGAATATGCGCTGCATCTCCTGCTAAAAGGATCCTTCCATTTCTATAGTTTGTTGCCTGTCTTGCTCTATCAGTCCAAGTAGTTGCAAAATGAAGAGCGCTGATAGTAACATCCGTATTCGAAATACGGCGTAGAACTTTCTGCACATGCTCGAGTGTGATCGGCTTTTCTGAACTATGGAATTCTCCAGAATCAAAATCTTGGATCACGATGAAGCCGGGCTGGGATTGTAAATACATTCCTCTTTCGGTTAGATTCCTTCCTGGACCTAACTTTTCCGGATCGGCGATATCAACCTTGGTGGAATAGCCTGTAAATTCGGGCTCAGTACCTGCAAATTCAAAACCTCCAAATTTACGAACAACACTTCGAGCTCCATCGCAACCTACAAGCCATCGGCCTTGAAAAGATCGATCTCCCGATTGAACAGTCACTCCATCATCCGTCTGGTTAAAAGAGGTCAGAGGAAAACCTCTCTTAATCTCTACACCGAGC comes from Leptospira dzoumogneensis and encodes:
- a CDS encoding acyl-CoA dehydrogenase family protein, with product MYQELTEQQIEIRDTIRSFVKKEITHEVAIHWDEANKHPEELINRMRTELGVNGLTIPEEYGGWGLGSVEQCLVTEELSRGCLGISLCFGYTGLGILPIMKGASHEQKKKWLQPVVDGEYGVSFCLSEPGAGSDVPGMSTTAVKKGDKWVINGTKQWITGGGSAGAYTVFAYTDKGRGTRGVSCFYVKRDTPGLIVGKKEDKLGIRASDTRQIIFEDCAVEEANMIGKENLGFIYALQTLNASRPYVAAMGVGVAQAALDHASKYARQREQFGSKISSFQAVQHMLADMSIGVETARQICYLSARMSDAEDPRLPKYSAIAKAYCSETAMKAATDAVQIFGGYGYTKEYPVEKLMRDAKILCIFEGTTQIQKNEIAAYVIREAASAK
- a CDS encoding FAD-dependent monooxygenase, with product MKQGQPHDVIISGAGPVGLFLACELALAKCKVLILEKAESPWSPFKQLPFGVRGLSAPSIEALYRRGLLEELEIHKRLKNPHANTVQQGPRRQVGHFAGIPFLEGNVDTSQWKHRLDSSTETNLISAMEEMETILTRRAEALGVEIKRGFPLTSFNQTDDGVTVQSGDRSFQGRWLVGCDGARSVVRKFGGFEFAGTEPEFTGYSTKVDIADPEKLGPGRNLTERGMYLQSQPGFIVIQDFDSGEFHSSEKPITLEHVQKVLRRISNTDVTISALHFATTWTDRARQATNYRNGRILLAGDAAHIHSPLGGQGLNLGLGDAMNLGWKLAATIHKKAPEGLLDTYYTERHPIGAQVLDWSRAQVMIMKPDPQARALNSIMRDLMETRDTSTYMAARVWGIFTHYDLGDVHPLAGYSVPNFEFEDGRRIGELMKDGQGILLDFDTKTSLKTLADEYGDRIKYVSGRAKEQLGLSAVLIRPDGIIAWASDSEPNEQSIRQSASLWFAQLIS